From one Lemur catta isolate mLemCat1 chromosome 5, mLemCat1.pri, whole genome shotgun sequence genomic stretch:
- the LOC123637813 gene encoding bromodomain-containing protein 8 isoform X4 → MATGTGKHKLLSTGPTEPWSIREKLCLASSVMRSGDQNWVSVSRAIKPFAEPGRPPDWFSQKHCASQYSELLETTETPKRKRGEKGEVVETVEDVIVRKLTAERVEELKKVIKETQERYRRLKRDAELIQAGHMDSRLDELCNDIAMKKKLEEEEAEVKRKATDAAYQARQAVKTPPRRLPTVMVRSPIDSASPGGDYPLGDLTPTTMEEATSGVTPGTLPSTPVTSFPGIPDTLPPGSAPLEAPMTPVTDDSPQKKMLGQKATPPPSPLLSELLKKGSLLPTSPRLVNESEMAVASGHLNSAGVLLEVGGVLPMIHGGEIQQTPNTVAASPAASGAPTLSRLLEAGPTQFTTPLGSFTTVASEPPVKLVPPPVESVSQATIVMMPALPAPSSAPAVSTPESVAPVSQPDTCVPMEAVGDPHTVTVSMDSSEISMIINSIKEECFRSGVAEAPGGSKAPSIDGKEDLDLAEKMDIAVSYTGEELDFETVGDIIAIIEDKVDDHPEVLDVAAVEAALSFCEENDDPQSLPGPWEHPIQQERDKPVPLPTPEMTVKQERLEFEETENKGIHELVDIREPSVEIKLEPAEPEPGISGAEIVAGVVPATSMEPPELRSQDLDEEPRSTATGEIAEADVASGKGDETPLTTVKTEASPESMLSPSHGPNPIEDPLDAETQHKFEMSDSLKEESGTIFGSQIKDAPGEDEEEDGVSEAASLEEPKEEDQGEGYLSEMDNEPPVSESDDGFSIHNATLQSHTLADSIPSSPASSQFSVCSEDQEAIQAQKIWKKSIMLVWRAAANHRYANVFLQPVTDDIAPGYHSIVQRPMDLSTIKKNIENGLIRSTAEFQRDIMLMFQNAVMYNSSDHDVYHMAVEMQRDVLEQIQVTMANPVPSPYSNSWPHS, encoded by the exons ggTATCAGTTAGCAGAGCAATCAAGCCTTTTGCAGAACCTGGCCGCCCTCCAGACTGGTTTTCTCAAAAA CATTGTGCTTCCCAATACTCAGAGCTTCTAGAGACCACTGAGACCCCAAA ACGGAAACGAGGTGAAAAGGGAGAGGTAGTAGAAACTGTTGAAGATGTCATTGTTCGGAAACTGACTGCTGAGCGAGTTGAGGAGCTAAAGAAAGTGATAAAGGAAACCCAGGAGAGATACAG ACGGCTAAAAAGAGATGCAGAACTAATTCAGGCTGGACACATGGACAGCAGACTGGATGAGCTTTGCAATGACATTGCAAT GAAGAAGAaattggaggaggaggaggctgaagTAAAAAGGAAGGCTACAGATGCTGCATATCAGG ctCGTCAAGCAGTAAAAACACCGCCTCGGAGGTTACCTACTGTGATGGTCCGCTCTCCTATAGATTCTGCCTCCCCAGGAGGTGATTATCCACTTGGGGACTTGACTCCAACCACTATGGAAGAGGCCACCTCTGGG GTAACCCCCGGGACTTTGCCGAGTACCCCAGTCACCTCGTTTCCTGGGATTCCTGACACCCTTCCTCCAGGCTCTGCACCCTTAGAAGCCCCCATGACCCCAGTAACAGATGATTCACCCCAGAAAAAGATGCTTGGACAGAAAGCAactccacccccctcccctctgctgtCAGAGCTCTTGAAGAAGGGCAGCCTCTTGCCTACTAGCCCCAGACTG GTCAATGAGAGTGAAATGGCTGTGGCTTCTGGCCACCTGAACAGTGCAGGTGTCCTCCTGGAGGTAGGCGGGGTCCTTCCCATGATACATGGTGGGGAGATACAGCAAACACCCAATACTGTTGCAGCCTCCCCTGCTGCCTCAG GTGCACCCACTCTTTCCCGGCTTTTAGAAGCTGGTCCTACACAGTTCACCACACCTCTTGGTTCCTTCACTACTGTTGCCAGTGAGCCTCCAGTTAAACTTGTGCCACCCCCTGTAGAGTCTGTGTCCCAGGCTACCATTGTCATGATGCCTGCGCTGCCAGCACCATCCTCTGCTCCGGCTGTCTCCACTCCTGAAAGTGTAGCTCCAG TGAGTCAGCCTGACACCTGTGTTCCCATGGAGGCTGTGGGGGATCCACATACTGTGACTGTTTCCATGGATAGCAGTGAAATCTCCATGATCATTAATTCTATCAAAGAAGAGTGTTTTCGATCAGGGGTAGCAGAGGCCCCTGGAGGATCAAAGGCTCCCAGCATAGATGGGAAGGAAGATTTGGATTTAGCTGAGAAGATGGATATCGCTGTGTCTTACACAGGTGAAGAGCTGGATTTTGAGACTGTTGGAGACATCATTGCCATCATTGAGGACAAG GTAGATGATCATCCTGAAGTGCTGGATGTGGCAGCAGTGGAAGCAGCACTGTCATTTTGTGAAGAGAATGATGATCCCCagtccctgcctggcccctgggagCACCCTATCCAACAGGAGCGGGACAAGCCAGTACCTCTCCCTACACCAGAGATGACGGTCAAGCAAGAGAGGCTGGAGTttgaggaaacagaaaacaaggGAATCCATGAACTGGTGGACATCAGGGAGCCCAGTGTTGAGATCAAGCTGGAACCTGCAGAACCAGAGCCAGGCATTTCAGGAGCTGAAATAGTAGCTGGAGTTGTTCCAGCTACAAGTATGGAGCCACCAGAACTCAGGAGTCAGGACTTAGATGAGGAACCCAGAAGTACTGCAACTGGAGAGATTGCCGAAGCAGATGTTGCCAGTGGGAAAGGCGATGAAACCCCACTTACAACTGTGAAGACAGAG GCATCCCCTGAAAGCATGTTGTCTCCATCACATGGCCCAAATCCCATTGAAGATCCTTTAGATGCAGAGACTCAGCACAAATTTGAAATGTCAG ACTCATTGAAAGAAGAATCAGGGACTATTTTTGGAAGCCAGATAAAG GATGCCCCaggtgaggatgaggaggaagatggGGTCAGTGAAGCGGCCAGCTTGGAGGAGCCTAAGGAAGAGGATCAAGGAGAAGGCTATTTGTCAGAAATGGATAATGAGCCCCCTGTGAGCGAGAGTGATGATGGCTTTAGCATACACAATGCTACGCTGCAGTCACACACACTGGCAGACTCCATCCCCAGCAGCCCTGCGTCTTCACAGTT CTCTGTCTGTAGTGAGGATCAAGAAGCTATTCAGGCACAGAAAATCTGGAAGAAATCCATCATGCTTGTATGGAGAGCTGCAGCAAATCATAG ATATGCCAATGTCTTTCTGCAGCCTGTTACAGATGACATAGCACCTGGCTATCACAGCATTGTACAGAG GCCTATGGACTTGTCAACTATcaagaaaaacattgaaaatggaCTGATCCGCAGCACAGCTGAATTTCAGCGTGACATTATGCTGATGTTTCAGAATGCTGTAATGTACAATAGCTCAGACCATGATGTCTATCACATGGCGGTAGAGATGCAGAGAGATGTCTTGGAGCAGATCCAG GTCACTATGGCCAACCCTGTTCCTTCTCCCTACAGCAATTCTTGGCCACACAGTTGA